ATTAATAGTTGACTTAACACCTGAGAATAAAAAGCACCCAGAAACAATAGGCAATGAAGTTAAAACATCATAGTTTTACCTGTTTCGCCATTGGTAACGAGGCTCCAGTTGACAACTCTTGGCTCTACCGCACTAAGAAGTTCCAGAAAGAACATTCCACTTGACAGGTTCTTGTCCTAATATCAGAGAAAAGCAACCATCAAACTTATAGGTTTCTGAAGATGGCTCTCCATGAATCACATCCTTACTTAGTTGACACTTACCCTGAAGCTCTCAGCCTGACTAGTTCGGCCCCCTCTCTTCACTTTCCTATTCGCCCAGTTTAGAATATCTGCATCTGTAATTTCTTTACCTTGCGAGTGAGATCTCAAGTTCTTCAGAAGTTGGAGCATTGTATATCTCATTAGTTGCCACAAGAGTGCTGCAGATGGAACAATAAAATACATGTCATTCTACCAATTCGAAACAACTGAAACTAACAGACTATAGATGAGAAGCAACGGTACGAAAAATGCTAATAGTTACtgcaagaaatatattttaagctGACGAGTCTGATAGATGGACATGCATTATCTTATTGGTAAGCTTTTCATGAGAACTCACCGAGAAGTAGTTTCTTATTTCCTTGCACAATGTCATTACCAGCTACATTGACAAGGGAGAAGCGCAGTTCCTTCCCGATCTTTACAACTTCATTGCAGTTCTCAACCTTTTTGAATGGCATTTTTATGGGAGGTTTATTTGCGTGTTTCCAGTTGACCGAGCCAGGTGAAACTTTGTCGAGAACTTCAAGAAGAACCCACCTGAAGGAGATGAGGTTCAGATACAAGCagatagaaaataaaacgtCCTCAAACAGAAATCCATAGCTCACCCATTCCTCAGATCCTCAAAAACATTATTGACGTAAGTGGCAGTGCCAAGACTATTAATCCATAGGCGGAAACATCTTTCTTCTCGTGAAGTTTCCACATCATCTGTCATCATCTCAGCAAATGACGTCTTTGAACTGTCAACAGTCAATCCATTCCTGCAACAAAGAAAATAGCGCTAGTaatgaagcaaaagaaatcACTATCAGCTTTTTCTGACTCGTTTGGGAACCCGTCAAATCAATATCAGAGGcataatcaaattcaaatagTACCACAATTTTATCACGCAACACGCCAACACCAATGGAATTTTGagctaattaataataaaataaataaaacactgGAAAGATACACTCAAATTATTTAAAGCAACCTGTCAAGTTTGCTTACTGACCTGTTCTGAAATATTTGTGCCACAAAAGCAAGATTAAGGTTTGCTGAGCCGTCCACTATATCTTTAGGAGATAGGTATCGTTTACAATCCAGCTTCTCAGCCTGCTCAAGAACCTTTTTTGCTCTTTCTGTGGGGTCTTTAGTATCTAATGCCACATGTGTACTGTGTTCTGGAGCAAGGGCATTAAGCAGGTATGCATATGCCTCACCGTCctgaaaacagaaaagaaagCTGAGATCATGATAAACATGAAAATGCACTTCATAACATTCTTAGTNNNNNNNNNNNNNNNNNNNNNNNNNNNNNNNNNNNNNNNNNNNNNNNNNNNNNNNNNNNNNNNNNNNNNNNNNNNNNNNNNNNNNNNNNNNNNNNNNNNNNNNNNNNNNNNNNNNNNNNNNNNNNNNNNNNNNNNNNNNNNNNNNNNNNNNNNNNNNNNNNTTCAAAAATGAGGTTTAGGTACACAATTAGTTTTACATTGTGTACCAAAAAGCCTCTTTGTTTGTATACAtcaaacctttttcttctttctttcttttggatttCCTTTGTGCCAATAAAAAATCCAAGGCTCAAAACTTCAcgcaacaaaaaccaaaaaagagcGATCAAATTAACATTCAAACGCATTATGCATCTTTCTTATTCTCACCATCAACCTCATCCTCATCCTTGTCTGCCTTTGTCAGCAATTCTTGATCCTGGGAGGTGGGACTGGACTCAGAACCCCCATCGATGGACAAATTGGTGATTTCACCAGCAACAGAGCTTGCATCGCCTTCATCAGTGGCATCTTCTGAGACATTAGACTCTGTGTCTGATTGTTGCTGGAGGCTCCAGTACATGATGCTGGCCGCCAAAATAAGCATCATCTTCTGGTTCACCTGTATTCACACACATAAGTAAATTGACTCAGAAAAAACCCTTTAAAGCATTGAAGCCTGTTTCAGTATGTATATATCTCTACCTCTATGATATCCTCAGGCAACAGGAATATGGAGCATCCGAGCTTTCGTGCAACACTGATGATGTATGTGGCATTCAACTTCTTATCTTCCTCTGATTAAGTGtcaattacaacaaaaagaaactcaCTCTTCAGAACAGTACTGACAATTAATAGTTGACTTAACACCTGAGAATAAAAAGCACCCAGAAACAATAGGCAATGAAGTTAAAACATCATAGTTTTACCTGTTTCGCCATTGGTAACGAGGCTCCAGTTGACAACTCTTGGCTCTACCGCACTAAGAAGTTCCAGAAAGAACATTCCACTTGACAGGTTCTTGTCCTAATATCAGAGAAAAGCAACCATCAAACTTATAGGTTTCTGAAGATGGCTCTCCATGAATCACATCCTTACTTAGTTGACACTTACCCTGAAGCTCTCAGCCTGACTAGTTCGGCCCCCTCTCTTCACTTTCCTATTCGCCCAGTTTAGAATATCTGCATCTGTAATTTCTTTACCTTGCGAGTGAGATCTCAAGTTCTTCAGAAGTTGGAGCATTGTATATCTCATTAGTTGCCACAAGAGTGCTGCAGATGGAACAATAAAATACATGTCATTCTACCAATTCGAAACAACTGAAACTAACAGACTATAGATGAGAAGCAACGGTACGAAAAATGCTAATAGTTACtgcaagaaatatattttaagctGACGAGTCTGATAGATGGACATGCATTATCTTATTGGTAAGCTTTTCATGAGAACTCACCGAGAAGTAGTTTCTTATTTCCTTGCACAATGTCATTACCAGCTACATTGACAAGGGAGAAGCGCAGTTCCTTCCCGATCTTTACAACTTCATTGCAGTTCTCAACCTTTTTGAATGGCATTTTTATGGGAGGTTTATTTGCGTGTTTCCAGTTGACCGAGCCAGGTGAAACTTTGTCGAGAACTTCAAGAAGAACCCACCTGAAGGAGATGAGGTTCAGATACAAGCagatagaaaataaaacgtCCTCAAACAGAAATCCATAGCTCACCCATTCCTCAGATCCTCAAAAACATTATTGACGTAAGTGGCAGTGCCAAGACTATTAATCCATAGGCGGAAACATCTTTCTTCTCGTGAAGTTTCCACATCATCTGTCATCATCTCAGCAAATGACGTCTTTGAACTGTCAACAGTCAATCCATTCCTGCAACAAAGAAAATAGCACTAGtaatgaagcaaaagaaaaatcactaTCAGCTTTTTCTGACTCGTTTGGGAACCCCGTCAAATCAATATCAGAGGcataatcaaattcaaatagTACCACAATTTTATCATGCAACACCAATGGAATTTTGagctaattaataataaaataaatgaaacactGGAAAGATACACTCAAATTATTTAAAGCAACCAGTCAAGTTTGCTTACTGACCTGTTCTGAAATATTTGTGCCACAAAAACAAGATTAAGGTTTGCTGAGCCGTCCACTATATCCTTAGGAGATAGGTATCGTTTACAATCCAGCTTCTCAGCCTGCTCAAGAACCTTTTTTGCTCTTTCTGTGGGGTCTTTAGTATCTAATGCCACATGTGTACTGTGTTCTGGAGCAAGGGCATTAAGCAGGTATGCATATGCCTCACCGTCctgaaaacagaaaagaaagCTGAGATCATGATAAACATGAAAATGCACTTCATAACATTCttagtttataaataaatcatgGACATGTATGTGCCTTAAACAAGGAATAAATACATCACGGTcaagacttttataaagttgttACTCATGAGCAATGCTGGGTATAATAAAGGGAATACATGTTATTGAGGACAAAGGGTAGCAGGGACAAGTTACCTTCACATCAGTAGAAAAATTTGTAACCTGCTTTTCATAACCAGCTTTCTTCAGATGAAAATTCATCCATTTTAGCAGAACTTTTTCAGGAGCCAATCCCATGAGCTCCTCTGCATCCTGCAACGTCATGAAGATTTTTATGTAGTTTCAGTCTCATAACAATAAATCCTCGTGGAAAGCGTCAAAAATACGTCAAATATATTTACCTGAGTGTCGTCCACCAATTGGAAAAGCGAAGGAGTTTTCTTAAAATTGAGATCAGCCAACAATTGGATCTGATATTATACcccaagaacaacaaaaatgtCAGGAGTTAGTAAGTTTTATAAACAAGTCAACACTGAACAAAAATGTAACCATCATATGATTTCCTATGAACTATTACAGTAATATGACACCAAGAAATGGTGAGTACCTTTATAATCTGAGATATCAACCCAAGTACGAGATATGGCTTCacaacagaaaaagaagaagaaaaaagatcaaTCAAAATTGGAAGATGAAGCCAAGCACAGGAACAAAAGATTTATATCATCCTTGTAATTTACTCACTCTTCCTTCAGCTATGTCCTGTGTGCCAATGTTGACAACAGTGCAGCCGATTGCTTTGGCAGAATTGAGACCTAGAGTAAGGTTCTCATTCCTCTCCCATGGGTTAAGGGTTTTCTTTGTGTTGATAGCTCGTTCGTCTATGGTCCCAGGAACGGCAACATTTATAAGCttactgcaaaaaaaaaaagtgacaaaGTTGACCTACTAAGAAATTTCAAAACGAAAATCAAAAATCAAGGACGATGAAAGGAATACACACCACAAAAGAACACCATCTTTAACAAGGTCAAAGAAAGCATTGGTTGCAGGATCGATAGGAAGATAGGTCTTCAAGAAAGGATCATCTCTCAAGTAATTATTGACATGGGAAACATAGGAAGCCTTCTCAGATTCATTGATGGCATGATGAACCGTTGTAGTACTGGTTTTGAGGAATGAAGAGGAACCTTTAGATCCTCCTGTTTTCTCCACACCTCGGGCTTGCACGCTTAAATAGGCCCGGAGAAAGGTCTCGAAATCGACTTCTTCATCAGCATTGGAATAAGACTTGTCCAATACAGATTTGATCTCATCCTCATCAATGGTACCGTTAAAAGCTTTCAACTTTGCAAACACAGGAGGTAAATCTCCAACAGTGAAACGCTCTAATTGAGTTTTGTTCGAAACAAACTACAATGCAcccaaaaaagataaaaaataattaaagggTTGTGTTAATCCTGAATGAATCAAAAGAGAAGCGCGATCTAAAGAGTACCTTGGATTTAAGGGTACGCAATTCGACTTGTGTAAACTGGCTCTGTAACCATGGATCAGAGACAAGAACACCAACGTAACtagacatctttttttttccgcgGAATCAAGAgagccgaaaaaaaaaaacaaatccctGCAACATAGATTCATGTCTTTTTTAATCAAACAGGAACCAGAAAagaccaaactttatataacccagaagaagatcaaaaacAGAATTGGGAATTGGTAAAGCAACGATTTTTGAGATAATTATGGcgttgatgatgatgcatcGATCCGCATGTAATGGGAAGAAGAGACGATGatgatcaaaatcaaatatagagagaggatgaagaggatgatgattgACCTTTAGAGAAGATTGAGAGATTGAATGTGAGTCGTGTTCATAtcgtgtctctctctctctctggataaagttttgatctttgaagAGCTCAAAAGAGATCTGTTTCGAAATTAATGGAATTGTA
The sequence above is a segment of the Camelina sativa cultivar DH55 chromosome 10, Cs, whole genome shotgun sequence genome. Coding sequences within it:
- the LOC109126871 gene encoding fimbrin-5-like is translated as MRLNDGEAYAYLLNALAPEHSTHVALDTKDPTERAKKVLEQAEKLDCKRYLSPKDIVDGSANLNLAFVAQIFQNRNGLTVDSSKTSFAEMMTDDVETSREERCFRLWINSLGTATYVNNVFEDLRNGWVLLEVLDKVSPGSVNWKHANKPPIKMPFKKVENCNEVVKIGKELRFSLVNVAGNDIVQGNKKLLLALLWQLMRYTMLQLLKNLRSHSQGKEITDADILNWANRKVKRGGRTSQAESFRDKNLSSGMFFLELLSAVEPRVVNWSLVTNGETEEDKKLNATYIISVARKLGCSIFLLPEDIIEVNQKMMLILAASIMYWSLQQQSDTESNVSEDATDEGDASSVAGEITNLSIDGGSESSPTSQDQELLTKADKDEDEVDGENKKDA
- the LOC104719276 gene encoding fimbrin-5-like → MSSYVGVLVSDPWLQSQFTQVELRTLKSKFVSNKTQLERFTVGDLPPVFAKLKAFNGTIDEDEIKSVLDKSYSNADEEVDFETFLRAYLSVQARGVEKTGGSKGSSSFLKTSTTTVHHAINESEKASYVSHVNNYLRDDPFLKTYLPIDPATNAFFDLVKDGVLLCKLINVAVPGTIDERAINTKKTLNPWERNENLTLGLNSAKAIGCTVVNIGTQDIAEGRPYLVLGLISQIIKIQLLADLNFKKTPSLFQLVDDTQDAEELMGLAPEKVLLKWMNFHLKKAGYEKQVTNFSTDVKDGEAYAYLLNALAPEHSTHVALDTKDPTERAKKVLEQAEKLDCKRYLSPKDIVDGSANLNLVFVAQIFQNRNGLTVDSSKTSFAEMMTDDVETSREERCFRLWINSLGTATYVNNVFEDLRNGWVLLEVLDKVSPGSVNWKHANKPPIKMPFKKVENCNEVVKIGKELRFSLVNVAGNDIVQGNKKLLLALLWQLMRYTMLQLLKNLRSHSQGKEITDADILNWANRKVKRGGRTSQAESFRDKNLSSGMFFLELLSAVEPRVVNWSLVTNGETEEDKKLNATYIISVARKLGCSIFLLPEDIIEVNQKMMLILAASIMYWSLQQQSDTESNVSEDATDEGDASSVAGEITNLSIDGGSESSPTSQDQELLTKADKDEDEVDGENKKDA